Part of the Deltaproteobacteria bacterium genome is shown below.
TTCACCACCGCGCTTGCCCGCAAGCTCTTGTCCGAAAGTAATGGCTGCAAGCGATGCTTTTTTAAGCTCACCACCGGCCTGCTCTACAAAAATTAATACATTACTCATAGTAGCACTCCTTAGATGACTTTGGCTTCGTTACGCAGTTTGTCCATCAGGGCAGCGGTGTCGTCCACCTTCACACCTGCGGCACGTTGTGCCGGAGCTTCCATCGTAAGCACTTTCACCACTGCAGTGGCGCCGCCTACAACTTCAGACAACTCTTTAACAGCAATCGGCTTCTTCTTAGCCTTCATGATGCCTGGAAGAGATGCGTAGCGAGGTACATTCAAGCGAAGCTCAGTTGTAACGATAGCTGGCAGAGTAGCTTCTGTAGTCTCAAGACCACCGTCTACTTCGCGAACAGCTTTCAAGGTGCCATCAGCAATCAAAAGAGCAGGCTTCTTTGCCTTCTCTTCAGGTCCTTCGAGCGACTCTTCTTTAGATGCAAAGCTAACCTGAGCCCAGCCCAGATTTTGCGCCATCATGGGTCCAATTTGGCCCATGTCGTCATCTACAGCTTGCTTGCCTACAATGACTAAGTCTGGTGCTTCTTCTTCAATGATTTTGGTCAAAGCTTTCGCTTCAGTCATCGGGTCCAAACGGTCTTCGGTGACAACGTGGATGCCGCGGTCGGCGCCCATAGCGAGTGCAGTACGAATTTGCTGTGTGGCATCCTTAGAGCCTACACATGCAATCGCGAGCTCACCGCTGTGCGTATCACGCAAGCGAATGGCTTCTTCTACGGCAATCTCGTCGAACGGATTGACCACGTACTTCATCTGATCGGTTTCAATATCCGAGCCGTCTCCTTTGATCGTAATTTTGATCTCAGGATCTTCGACTCGTTTTACAATGGCTAAAACTTTCAATGCAAAACCTCGTGTTAGGGGTGGTTCTAGTGGCCCTCTTTCAGTCTGGCTTCCTATGAAGCTGTAGTAAGGGTGTCAAGGAATCCGAACCTGAAACCCTGCTTTACAGATCTACATTCTGGTATTAAATCAATAAGTTGTCGGTATTAGGCGGTTATATTGGGCAGCCCATTTGATTCGCCCGATCGGTAAGTAGGTGTCAACGGGGCTCTTCGGGCAGTCTTTGGACCACTGGAGCCGATTGCGCACCCGGTTCGAGCGCTAATTCAAGAATTTTCTGAGCAATAAAAGGCGGCGTATTGAAGGCTTCTTGCTCTTTTAAATCGATAAACTTTTGG
Proteins encoded:
- a CDS encoding electron transfer flavoprotein subunit beta/FixA family protein; the encoded protein is MKVLAIVKRVEDPEIKITIKGDGSDIETDQMKYVVNPFDEIAVEEAIRLRDTHSGELAIACVGSKDATQQIRTALAMGADRGIHVVTEDRLDPMTEAKALTKIIEEEAPDLVIVGKQAVDDDMGQIGPMMAQNLGWAQVSFASKEESLEGPEEKAKKPALLIADGTLKAVREVDGGLETTEATLPAIVTTELRLNVPRYASLPGIMKAKKKPIAVKELSEVVGGATAVVKVLTMEAPAQRAAGVKVDDTAALMDKLRNEAKVI